The Prevotella sp. E2-28 genome includes the window TCCGCCTTTTTCATTGTTTAGAGAATATATCGGGCAATTAATGAAGTACGAGAAGAAATTCTTGATAGTAGGACATCAAAACTCTATTACCTATAGAGAAGTTTTCCCTCTTATAAAAGAGAATAAAGTATGGCTCGGATATGGATTTAAAGGTGGAGCAGCACATTTCTATTCTCCTTATGAAGATACAGCAACTGCTGGTGACCACAAAAAAGATATGATTCGCGTGTCAGGTGTGAATTGGTTTACTAATCTTGAAATTCCCAAACGAAACGAGGATTTGGATTTGGTTTGCCATTATTCTCAAGATGAATATCCTACTTATCACAATTATAATGCAATAAATGTAAACAAGACGTCGGATATTCCATATGATTATGAAGGCATTATAGGAGTTCCTATCACATTCTTAGATAAATATAACCCAGAGCAATTCGAAATAATCTGGCGTGGTGGGGACATTGAATGGGCAGAGAAAGAATGCTCTTTCTATACACCTCCTTCAAAAGAAGATGCAGAGAAATTTAAGAAACAAGATAAAACATGGAGAATACAGAATCCGTATCTTATAGATGGACAAGGTAATGCAAAAGTTGTTTATCAAAGAATCTTTATTCGTAACAAACATCCTCAAAAGCTATGATGACAATAAGACAAATAGAAGTAACCGTTGGCGATATTACCAAGGGTTATGTGAATAACGACGAACTGGGCGTTCGTGGATATGATGGCCTGCTGGATATTCGCCCACCGTATCAGCGTGAGTTTATCTATAACGAGAAGGAACAGCAAGCTGTGATACATACCGTTTTGCAAGGCTATCCTTTGAATGTGATGTACTGGGTGAAACGTAGTGAGGATGCAGAATGCCCTTATGAGGTGATGGATGGACAACAGCGAACACTCTCGCTTTGCGAATATGTGGCAGGTAAGTTCTCATACGATTTTAAGAACTTCTTCAATCAGCCAGAGGATATTCAGAAGCGAATCCTTAACTATCCGCTGACTATCTATGTTTGCGAGGGTGAGGCTTCGGAGAAACTGGAGTGGTTTAAGACG containing:
- a CDS encoding adenine-specific methyltransferase EcoRI family protein codes for the protein MAQKNLSAAKTAKKDEFYTQLTDIERELQHYWPHFRDKVVLCNCDDPYESNFFKYFALRFNQLGLKKLICTCYNGSPVQGNELMIDFGDFTDEPKKIAYKVGITEVKDLNGDGAVDLSDVQYLLKNDKNVCSILRTGDFRDPECIALLKQADIVVTNPPFSLFREYIGQLMKYEKKFLIVGHQNSITYREVFPLIKENKVWLGYGFKGGAAHFYSPYEDTATAGDHKKDMIRVSGVNWFTNLEIPKRNEDLDLVCHYSQDEYPTYHNYNAINVNKTSDIPYDYEGIIGVPITFLDKYNPEQFEIIWRGGDIEWAEKECSFYTPPSKEDAEKFKKQDKTWRIQNPYLIDGQGNAKVVYQRIFIRNKHPQKL